A window of the Desulforapulum autotrophicum HRM2 genome harbors these coding sequences:
- a CDS encoding cation:proton antiporter domain-containing protein, producing the protein MGIAGDIVIIVMAAFIGALLAQRLRQPLILGYILAGVAVGPHTGGVTVSGIHEIEMLAEIGIALLLFALGLEFSFKELKPIRRIALIGTPIQIFLTMVFGFCTGQAFGWPWMQSLWFGALISLSSTMVLLKTLENQGRMGTLSSRVMIGMLIVQDLTIVPMMIILPQLNHPRAGLPLLAMAAVKAVCFLLVMIIAGTRVIPLVMKRVAHWNSRELFLLSTVAMGLGIGYGTYLFGLSFAFGAFVAGMLLSESDYGYQALSDIIPLRDIFSLLFFTSVGMLFDPRYLINHLGTVMLLVLIIMVGKGLIFGFLSKAFGYRNVIPLAMALGLSQVGEFSFVLARVGVSTHSISADFYSLILTTTIITMFLTPFVSGWTTPLYALRNKWGKAYTFQTINLPEQGLKDHLVIAGGGRVGQYIADVLQKIGVCFVIIEFDCRRVEQLKSFGFPLIYGDASQPVILEAANIERSKLLLVTTPAAVVARAITLLVKKIQPDLHVVTRADSLDQMKEFQNNGVYHIVQPELETGLEFTRQALLHLDLPIERIQQFTDEIRHNLYQPLYDSQTEYKSIAQLENSSRLFQLTWITIQPGSPLAGMSIGQSKIRTLTGVTIAGILREGLLNSNPDPDFNLEEQDTLGVLGTTEQLTAFRNLSKSPELEKA; encoded by the coding sequence ATGGGAATTGCTGGGGATATAGTTATCATTGTAATGGCTGCCTTTATCGGGGCACTCTTGGCCCAACGGCTCAGGCAGCCCCTTATTCTGGGGTATATCCTGGCCGGTGTAGCCGTCGGTCCCCATACGGGAGGAGTGACCGTATCGGGTATCCATGAAATCGAAATGCTTGCTGAAATAGGGATTGCTTTGCTGCTCTTTGCCCTGGGACTTGAGTTTTCCTTCAAGGAGTTAAAGCCCATCCGCAGGATTGCCCTCATCGGCACCCCCATTCAGATCTTCTTGACCATGGTCTTTGGATTCTGCACCGGCCAGGCCTTTGGATGGCCATGGATGCAGTCCCTCTGGTTCGGTGCCCTGATCTCATTGTCCAGTACGATGGTGCTGTTAAAAACCCTTGAAAATCAAGGACGAATGGGCACCCTGTCCAGCCGGGTGATGATCGGAATGCTGATTGTCCAGGACCTGACCATCGTACCGATGATGATCATCCTTCCCCAGCTGAACCACCCCAGGGCAGGGTTACCCCTGCTGGCCATGGCAGCGGTTAAAGCCGTCTGCTTTCTGCTGGTGATGATTATAGCCGGCACCCGGGTTATCCCGCTGGTCATGAAACGGGTTGCCCATTGGAATTCTAGGGAATTATTTCTGCTGTCAACCGTTGCCATGGGACTGGGCATCGGCTACGGCACTTACCTCTTTGGTCTTTCCTTTGCCTTTGGAGCCTTTGTGGCAGGTATGCTGCTCAGTGAATCCGATTACGGCTACCAGGCCCTCAGCGACATCATCCCCCTAAGGGACATATTCAGTCTTCTGTTTTTCACGTCGGTGGGAATGTTGTTTGACCCTCGATACCTGATCAATCATCTGGGAACGGTTATGCTGCTGGTATTGATCATCATGGTTGGCAAGGGACTGATCTTCGGCTTTTTAAGCAAAGCCTTTGGTTACCGGAATGTCATCCCCCTTGCAATGGCTCTGGGACTTTCCCAGGTCGGCGAATTTTCATTTGTTCTGGCAAGGGTGGGGGTCAGTACCCACTCTATTTCAGCAGATTTTTATTCCCTGATCCTGACCACGACCATCATAACCATGTTTCTAACCCCCTTTGTTTCCGGATGGACAACACCGCTGTATGCCCTTCGCAATAAATGGGGTAAGGCCTATACTTTCCAGACGATAAATCTGCCGGAACAAGGTCTGAAAGACCACCTGGTCATTGCCGGCGGCGGAAGGGTCGGGCAATATATCGCAGATGTGCTTCAAAAGATCGGGGTCTGTTTTGTTATTATCGAATTTGATTGCAGGCGCGTTGAACAGTTAAAGTCCTTTGGATTTCCCCTCATTTACGGGGACGCAAGTCAACCGGTTATTCTGGAAGCAGCCAACATCGAACGATCAAAACTCTTATTGGTTACCACCCCTGCTGCCGTTGTTGCCCGGGCAATCACCCTGCTGGTAAAAAAAATACAACCGGATCTGCATGTGGTCACACGGGCCGACTCCCTTGATCAGATGAAAGAGTTCCAGAACAATGGCGTATATCATATTGTGCAGCCAGAGCTGGAAACCGGGCTTGAATTTACCCGGCAGGCACTGCTCCACCTGGACCTGCCCATTGAAAGGATTCAGCAATTTACAGATGAAATCCGTCACAATCTCTACCAGCCCCTGTATGACTCCCAGACTGAATACAAATCCATTGCCCAGCTTGAAAACAGTTCACGATTGTTCCAGTTGACCTGGATCACCATCCAACCTGGCAGCCCATTAGCCGGAATGTCCATCGGACAGTCAAAAATCCGGACACTGACAGGTGTGACCATTGCCGGCATTTTACGAGAGGGGCTCCTCAATTCCAATCCAGACCCAGATTTTAATTTAGAAGAACAGGATACACTGGGCGTACTGGGAACCACCGAACAGCTGACAGCTTTTCGAAATTTATCAAAATCACCCGAGCTGGAAAAGGCCTGA
- a CDS encoding sulfurtransferase, with product MPNPCQGADLALLDVQALNNDKTAWVILDARPVKAWEEEHIKGAFSFSWEQYTTVDKDQIAYRIKDSKILGQALGDLGITPVTKVVVYADAGESWGGEGWLCWALEWLGHQGEVRLLKGGIQAWKRNGFELAQGRSSQPTPVPVSYIPKPDAAMLISARELKQRLHEFQLVDTRSIREWFMGHLPGAVHISWTRFFTGPDRIPLDVVQLKKLLKKNDLNPDKPIVYYCSGGIRSGYSWLVHELAGLPESLNFEGGTAEWEVVYP from the coding sequence ATGCCAAATCCATGTCAAGGCGCTGACCTGGCACTTCTGGATGTTCAGGCCCTCAATAATGACAAAACCGCCTGGGTGATTTTGGATGCCCGACCTGTCAAGGCATGGGAAGAAGAACACATTAAAGGTGCATTTTCCTTTAGCTGGGAACAATATACAACCGTTGACAAGGATCAAATTGCCTATCGGATTAAAGATTCAAAAATACTTGGTCAGGCCCTTGGTGACCTTGGCATCACCCCGGTCACAAAGGTGGTTGTATATGCGGATGCCGGAGAAAGCTGGGGTGGAGAAGGCTGGCTTTGCTGGGCTCTTGAATGGCTGGGCCATCAAGGAGAGGTTCGACTCTTGAAGGGGGGCATTCAGGCATGGAAACGCAATGGGTTTGAACTTGCCCAGGGCAGGTCATCTCAACCAACACCTGTCCCGGTGTCTTATATCCCAAAGCCCGACGCTGCCATGCTTATCTCAGCCAGGGAACTCAAGCAAAGGCTCCATGAATTTCAGCTGGTGGATACCCGTTCCATCCGGGAATGGTTCATGGGTCATCTCCCCGGGGCTGTTCATATTTCGTGGACCCGTTTTTTCACTGGACCGGACCGAATTCCCCTGGATGTAGTTCAGCTCAAGAAATTGTTGAAAAAAAACGACCTGAATCCTGATAAACCGATCGTTTATTACTGCTCCGGTGGTATCCGTTCTGGTTATTCCTGGCTGGTCCATGAACTTGCAGGTTTGCCTGAATCCTTGAATTTCGAAGGTGGAACAGCAGAATGGGAGGTGGTTTATCCCTGA
- a CDS encoding glycosyltransferase has protein sequence MNRKKGGAAPVVPICHTISVVIPTRNEALVIGRCIKIILNAPHVVEVIVVDAGSQDKTRSIAEAAGAKVLLHNPCQGDGRGRGGQIRAGINEARADVVAIVHADTLVPPRTFTRMIRVLNARRLVIGGSAGCRFQIRSPGRAWQIRIKLIEFLNHVRAMVFGISFGDQVQFFRREPVFSRDLFPDIPLMEDVEFAIRMRSLGDLVYLNEKVVVSARRWETRGSGNALLVIALFFLYLIQRPWGQPDTTFFYERYYGKPPG, from the coding sequence ATGAATAGAAAAAAGGGCGGGGCCGCCCCTGTTGTTCCAATCTGCCATACCATCTCCGTTGTGATTCCCACCAGAAACGAAGCGTTGGTTATCGGTCGGTGTATAAAAATCATCCTCAATGCTCCCCATGTTGTTGAAGTAATTGTGGTGGATGCAGGATCACAGGATAAAACCCGGTCCATAGCCGAAGCGGCAGGGGCAAAGGTTCTTCTCCATAACCCCTGCCAGGGAGACGGCAGGGGCCGGGGAGGGCAGATCCGAGCCGGCATTAACGAGGCCCGGGCAGATGTGGTGGCCATTGTCCATGCCGATACCCTGGTTCCCCCCAGGACCTTCACCCGAATGATCCGTGTGTTAAATGCCAGAAGACTTGTTATTGGCGGATCAGCAGGGTGCCGATTCCAGATCCGGTCTCCAGGCAGAGCATGGCAGATTCGAATTAAACTCATCGAATTTTTAAACCATGTCCGGGCCATGGTCTTTGGCATCAGTTTTGGTGACCAGGTACAGTTTTTCCGGCGGGAACCTGTTTTTTCAAGGGATCTGTTTCCAGATATCCCCCTTATGGAGGATGTTGAATTTGCCATTCGAATGCGTTCCCTGGGAGACCTTGTTTACCTGAATGAAAAGGTAGTGGTATCAGCCAGGCGATGGGAAACCCGAGGATCTGGGAATGCCCTTCTCGTTATCGCTCTTTTTTTCCTCTACCTGATACAGCGTCCATGGGGCCAACCGGATACAACCTTTTTTTATGAGCGTTACTATGGAAAACCCCCTGGCTGA